A genomic region of Oncorhynchus mykiss isolate Arlee chromosome 16, USDA_OmykA_1.1, whole genome shotgun sequence contains the following coding sequences:
- the LOC110492650 gene encoding kinesin-like protein KIF3B — translation MSKTRESVKVVVRCRPMNEKERAANFERVVQVDVKLGQVAVRNPRGAAAHEHPKVFTFDSVYDWNSKQVDLYDETFRPLVDSVLLGFNGTIFAYGQTGTGKTYTMEGVRNDPERRGVIPNSFEHVFTHISRSQNQQYLVRASYLEIYQEEIRDLLSKDQSRRLELKERPDTGVYVKDLSSFVTKSVREIEHVMNVGNQNRSVGSTNMNEHSSRSHAIFVITIECSELGVDGENHIRVGKLNLVDLAGSERQTKTGAQGERLKEATKINLSLSALGNVISALVDGRSTHIPYRDSKLTRLLQDSLGGNAHTVMVANIGPASYNVEETLTTLRYSNRAKNIKNKPRVNEDPKDALLREFQEEIARLKEQLGKRSGKKRRRRRGFGEAGDELEEDIEDGEEEEEEDDDDGVEPADKVGADYWRVQQEKLERERKAIMEDHSLVAEEKQRLLKEKERKMDALKKEQEAGEMLTAKVKAMESKLLMGGKNIVDHTNEQQRILEQKRQEIAEQKRREREMKQQVENRDEETLELKETYSSLQQEVDIKTKKLKKLFAKLQAVKTEIYEVQEFHIKERQELEQTQNELTRDLKLKHLIIENFIPMVEKNKIVNRALFDEEDDHWKMRPITRIEDDQQMMTRPVSAVGYRRPLSQHARTSMVMMADVRYKSENILMLEMDLPARTTKEYEGPVIAPTVAAALEDALREEDAIQVDASRFHSSLEHTSTGAVKKPKSGRPKTGKKTGTPTSRTPNSPYSPSSPGHPLYPQSRGLVPK, via the exons ATGTCTAAGACCAGAGAGTCGGTGAAGGTGGTGGTTCGCTGTCGACCCATGAATGAGAAGGAGCGGGCTGCTAACTTTGAGAGGGTGGTGCAGGTGGATGTAAAGCTGGGCCAGGTGGCCGTGCGAAACCCCCGGGGGGCTGCAGCCCACGAACACCCCAAGGTCTTTACATTTGACTCTGTGTACGACTGGAACTCCAAACAGGTGGATCTCTATGATGAAACCTTCAGGCCCCTGGTGGACTCTGTCTTACTTGGTTTCAATGGTACCATATTTGCGTACGGCCAGACGGGTACAGGAAAGACCTACACTATGGAGGGGGTGCGCAATGACCCAGAGAGAAGGGGTGTAATCCCCAATTCCTTTGAGCACGTCTTCACACACATCTCCCGCTCCCAGAACCAGCAGTACCTGGTGAGGGCCTCGTACCTGGAGATCTACCAGGAGGAGATCAGGGACCTGCTGTCCAAGGACCAGTCCCGCCGGCTGGAGCTGAAAGAGAGGCCAGACACGGGTGTATATGTCAAGGACCTGTCCTCCTTCGTCACTAAGAGTGTACGAGAAATAGAGCACGTGATGAACGTGGGGAACCAGAACCGCTCAGTGGGCTCCACCAATATGAATGAGCACAGTTCCCGGTCACATGCCATTTTTGTCATTACCATCGAGTGCAGCGAGCTGGGCGTCGACGGAGAGAACCACATTCGAGTGGGCAAACTGAACCTGGTGGACCTGGCTGGCAGTGAGAGGCAGACCAAGACAGGAGCCCAAGGAGAGCGCCTGAAGGAAGCCACCAAGATTAACCTGTCCCTGTCAGCCTTGGGGAATGTCATCTCTGCCCTGGTGGATGGCAGGAGCACCCACATCCCCTACCGCGACTCCAAGCTCACCCGCCTGCTACAGGACTCCCTGGGGGGCAATGCCCACACAGTCATGGTGGCTAACATCGGACCAGCATCTTACAACGTGGAGGAGACATTGACCACGTTACGCTACTCAAACCGGGCCAAGAACATTAAGAACAAGCCCCGCGTCAACGAGGACCCTAAAGATGCTCTGCTCAGAGAGTTCCAGGAAGAGATTGCTCGGCTCAAAGAACAGTTAGGGAAACGCtcagggaagaagaggaggaggagaagggggtttGGAGAAGCTGGGGATGAACTAGAAGAGGAcatagaggatggagaggaggaggaggaggaggatgatgatgatggtgtagAACCAGCTGATAAAGTGGGTGCAGATTATTGGCGTGTACAGCAGGAgaagttggagagggagaggaaggccaTCATGGAGGATCACAGTCTGGTGGCGGAGGAGAAACAGAGGCTgttaaaggagaaggagaggaagatggaCGCCCTGAAAAAGGAGCAGGAAGCAGGCGAGATGCTTACTGCCAAAGTCAAG GCAATGGAGAGTAAGCTTCTGATGGGTGGGAAGAACATTGTGGACCACACCAACGAACAACAAAGGATCCTGGAACAGAAGAGACAGGAAATTGCTGAACAG aaacgcagagagagggagatgaaacaGCAGGTGGAGAATCGTGACGAGGAGACCCTGGAGTTAAAGGAGACGTACAGCTCTCTACAACAGGAAGTAGACATCAAGACCAAGAAGCTGAAAAAG TTGTTTGCGAAGCTGCAGGCAGTGAAAACTGAGATCTATGAGGTCCAGGAGTTCCACATCAAGGAGAGGCAGGAGCTGGAACAGACCCAGAACGAGTTGACCAGGGACCTCAAACTCAA GCATCTCATCATTGAGAATTTCATCCCCATGGTGGAGAAGAATAAGATTGTGAACAGGGCGTTGTTCGACGAGGAAGACGACCACTGGAAGATGCGTCCCATCACACGCATAGAGGA TGACCAGCAGATGATGACCAGGCCAGTGTCAGCGGTGGGCTACAGAAGACCCCTGAGTCAGCACGCCCGCACGTCCATGGTGATGATGGCTGACGTCAGATACAAG TCTGAGAATATCCTGATGCTGGAGATGGACCTTCCCGCTCGGACCACTAAGGAGTACGAGGGGCCAGTCATAGCGCCCACGGTAGCAGCAGCGTTGGAGGATGCTCTGCGGGAAGAGGATGCAATCCAGGTGGATGCCTCCAGGTTCCACAGCAGCCTCGAGCACACCAGCACTGGGGCAGTCAAGAAACCAAAGTCTGG CCGACCTAAAACGGGTAAGAAGACTGGTACCCCTACCTCTCGCACCCCCAACTCTCCATACAGCCCCTCCAGCCCAGGACATCCTTTATACCCACAATCCCGCGGGCTAGTGCCCAAGTGA
- the LOC110492660 gene encoding protein-L-isoaspartate O-methyltransferase domain-containing protein 2 isoform X1, translating to MGGAVSAGEDNDELIDNLKEAHYIHSDLVERAFRAIDRADYYLEEYRDSAYKDLAWRHGNIHLSAPCIYSEVMEALDLHPGLSFLNLGSGTGYLSTMVGLILGPFGVNHGVELYADVIEYAYQKLDYFIKTSESFDKFEFCEPSFVAGNCLEIPPESRQYDRVYCGAGVQRDHEEYMKNLLKVGGILVLPLEEKLTKIRRTGQSSWETKKIIAVSFAPLALPQHNTNGEPKTVPLPTFEVRTLQELARIAIRHTLRVTTDNGGGQPRGRGSFGGGRGLGVSGLHKYGPRFKRRRVHHRRHCTSVVLAHKPVVSNADPTPAPLDNNNNNHGGQEDGQRRAAREEEEEEEEAEKETGELLPAEPPINILRERILVLPLPEPLKMYLLYCREK from the exons ATGGGAGGAGCTGTGAGCGCTGGCGAGGATAATGACGAGTTGATTGACAACCTGAAGGAGGCACACTACATCCATTCAGACCTGGTGGAGCGGGCCTTCAGGGCCATCGACCGGGCCGACTACTACCTGGAGGAGTACCGTGACAGTGCCTACAAGGACCTGGCCTGGAGGCACGGCAACATCCACCTATCAGCCCCCTGTATCTACTCTGAGGTGATGGAGGCCCTGGACCTGCACCCTGGCCTGTCCTTCCTCAACCTGGGCAGTGGGACGGGGTACCTCAGCACTATGGTGGGACTCATACTGG GTCCATTTGGTGTGAACCATGGGGTGGAGTTATATGCTGATGTGATTGAGTATGCCTATCAGAAGCTAGACTACTTCATCAAAACCAGCGAAAGCTTTGACAA GTTTGAGTTCTGCGAACCTTCGTTTGTGGCGGGGAACTGCCTGGAGATCCCCCCTGAGAGCAGGCAGTATGACAGGGTGTACTGTGGCGCGGGAGTGCAGAGAGACCATGAAGAATACATGAAGAACCTGCTGAAGGTGGGGGGTATTCTGGTACTGCCtctggaggagaag CTGACCAAGATCAGGCGTACAGGCCAGAGCAGCTGGGAGACCAAAAAGATCATTGCTGTGTCCTTCGCTCCACTGGCACTGCCCCAACATAACACCAATGGTGAACCCAAGACAGTCCCACTAC CCACGTTTGAGGTGCGGACGCTGCAAGAGCTGGCTCGTATAGCCATCCGCCACACCCTGAGAGTGACCACGGACAACGGGGGGGGTCAGCCACGGGGTCGGGGCTCTTTTGGAGGAGGCAGGGGCCTGGGGGTCAGTGGGCTCCACAAGTACGGCCCGCGTTTTAAACGCCGGCGAGTTCACCACCGCCGCCACTGCACCTCTGTAGTACTGGCACACAAGCCTGTGGTGAGCAATGCTGACCCCACCCCTGCTCccctggacaacaacaacaataaccacGGGGGGCAGGAGGATGGGCAGCGAAGGGCAGcccgggaggaggaggaggaggaggaggaagcagaAAAGGAGACAGGGGAGCTACTCCCAGCAGAGCCACCTATAAACATCCTGAGAGAAAGGATTCTCGTTTTGCCCCTCCCGGAGCCTCTGAAGATGTACCTGCTGTACTGCCGGGAGAAATGA
- the LOC110492660 gene encoding protein-L-isoaspartate O-methyltransferase domain-containing protein 2 isoform X2 — MGGAVSAGEDNDELIDNLKEAHYIHSDLVERAFRAIDRADYYLEEYRDSAYKDLAWRHGNIHLSAPCIYSEVMEALDLHPGLSFLNLGSGTGYLSTMVGLILGPFGVNHGVELYADVIEYAYQKLDYFIKTSESFDKFEFCEPSFVAGNCLEIPPESRQYDRVYCGAGVQRDHEEYMKNLLKLTKIRRTGQSSWETKKIIAVSFAPLALPQHNTNGEPKTVPLPTFEVRTLQELARIAIRHTLRVTTDNGGGQPRGRGSFGGGRGLGVSGLHKYGPRFKRRRVHHRRHCTSVVLAHKPVVSNADPTPAPLDNNNNNHGGQEDGQRRAAREEEEEEEEAEKETGELLPAEPPINILRERILVLPLPEPLKMYLLYCREK; from the exons ATGGGAGGAGCTGTGAGCGCTGGCGAGGATAATGACGAGTTGATTGACAACCTGAAGGAGGCACACTACATCCATTCAGACCTGGTGGAGCGGGCCTTCAGGGCCATCGACCGGGCCGACTACTACCTGGAGGAGTACCGTGACAGTGCCTACAAGGACCTGGCCTGGAGGCACGGCAACATCCACCTATCAGCCCCCTGTATCTACTCTGAGGTGATGGAGGCCCTGGACCTGCACCCTGGCCTGTCCTTCCTCAACCTGGGCAGTGGGACGGGGTACCTCAGCACTATGGTGGGACTCATACTGG GTCCATTTGGTGTGAACCATGGGGTGGAGTTATATGCTGATGTGATTGAGTATGCCTATCAGAAGCTAGACTACTTCATCAAAACCAGCGAAAGCTTTGACAA GTTTGAGTTCTGCGAACCTTCGTTTGTGGCGGGGAACTGCCTGGAGATCCCCCCTGAGAGCAGGCAGTATGACAGGGTGTACTGTGGCGCGGGAGTGCAGAGAGACCATGAAGAATACATGAAGAACCTGCTGAAG CTGACCAAGATCAGGCGTACAGGCCAGAGCAGCTGGGAGACCAAAAAGATCATTGCTGTGTCCTTCGCTCCACTGGCACTGCCCCAACATAACACCAATGGTGAACCCAAGACAGTCCCACTAC CCACGTTTGAGGTGCGGACGCTGCAAGAGCTGGCTCGTATAGCCATCCGCCACACCCTGAGAGTGACCACGGACAACGGGGGGGGTCAGCCACGGGGTCGGGGCTCTTTTGGAGGAGGCAGGGGCCTGGGGGTCAGTGGGCTCCACAAGTACGGCCCGCGTTTTAAACGCCGGCGAGTTCACCACCGCCGCCACTGCACCTCTGTAGTACTGGCACACAAGCCTGTGGTGAGCAATGCTGACCCCACCCCTGCTCccctggacaacaacaacaataaccacGGGGGGCAGGAGGATGGGCAGCGAAGGGCAGcccgggaggaggaggaggaggaggaggaagcagaAAAGGAGACAGGGGAGCTACTCCCAGCAGAGCCACCTATAAACATCCTGAGAGAAAGGATTCTCGTTTTGCCCCTCCCGGAGCCTCTGAAGATGTACCTGCTGTACTGCCGGGAGAAATGA